A genomic segment from Streptomyces sp. NBC_00237 encodes:
- a CDS encoding ribonuclease D, producing the protein MTDAQETAAEADLRTTGGGPPDDVEPAPIPLLEPREGIPPVVATQEALDEVIAAFAAGTGPVAVDAERASGYRYGQKAYLVQMRREGAGSTLIDPVGCPDLSALGDAIADAEWVLHAATQDLPCLREIGMIPTRIFDTELAGRLAGIPRVGLGAIVENLLGYALEKGHSAVDWSTRPLPEPWLRYAALDVELLVDLRDALEKELDRQGKLDWALQEFRAIAEAPPAPPRKDPWRRTSGMHKVRGRRRLAVVRELWNARDAIAQRRDVSPGKVLSDAAIVEASLAVPLNVTVLAALPGFGHRMGRRQLEQWQAAIDRAKALPDIELPQPGQAVAGPPPPRSWADKDPVAAARLSAARAAVSAQAEEINMPQENLITPDTVRRVCWEPPKPATAETVAEALASYGARQWQVKLVTPLLVEALAAKPAPAAE; encoded by the coding sequence GTGACCGACGCCCAAGAGACCGCAGCAGAAGCAGACCTGCGAACCACCGGGGGCGGCCCCCCGGACGACGTCGAACCGGCGCCGATCCCGCTGTTGGAGCCACGCGAGGGCATTCCGCCCGTCGTGGCGACGCAGGAGGCCCTCGACGAAGTGATCGCGGCATTCGCCGCCGGAACCGGCCCCGTGGCCGTCGACGCCGAACGCGCGTCCGGCTACCGGTACGGGCAGAAGGCGTACCTGGTGCAGATGCGCCGCGAGGGCGCGGGCAGCACGCTGATCGACCCGGTCGGCTGCCCGGACCTCTCCGCCCTCGGCGACGCCATCGCCGACGCGGAATGGGTCCTCCACGCGGCGACGCAGGACCTCCCCTGCCTCCGCGAAATAGGCATGATCCCCACCCGGATCTTCGACACGGAGCTGGCGGGCCGCCTGGCGGGCATCCCGCGCGTGGGCCTCGGCGCGATCGTCGAGAACCTCCTCGGGTACGCCCTGGAGAAGGGCCATTCGGCCGTCGACTGGTCCACCCGTCCGCTCCCCGAGCCGTGGCTGCGTTACGCCGCCCTGGACGTCGAGCTCCTCGTCGACCTGCGCGACGCCCTCGAAAAGGAACTGGACCGGCAGGGCAAGCTGGACTGGGCGCTCCAGGAGTTCCGCGCCATCGCCGAGGCCCCGCCCGCACCCCCGCGCAAGGACCCGTGGCGGCGCACGTCCGGGATGCACAAGGTGCGTGGCCGTCGCCGTCTCGCGGTCGTACGGGAACTCTGGAACGCCCGGGACGCGATCGCCCAGCGCCGGGACGTCTCCCCCGGCAAGGTGCTGAGCGACGCGGCGATCGTCGAGGCGTCCCTCGCCGTCCCGCTGAACGTGACCGTGCTCGCCGCCCTGCCCGGCTTCGGCCACCGGATGGGCCGTCGCCAGCTGGAGCAGTGGCAGGCCGCGATCGACCGGGCGAAGGCACTCCCCGACATCGAACTCCCGCAGCCAGGCCAGGCGGTCGCGGGCCCTCCGCCGCCCCGGTCCTGGGCCGACAAGGACCCGGTCGCGGCAGCCCGCCTCTCGGCGGCCCGCGCGGCGGTCTCGGCGCAGGCCGAGGAGATCAACATGCCGCAGGAGAACCTGATCACGCCGGACACGGTGCGCCGGGTGTGCTGGGAGCCGCCGAAGCCCGCGACGGCGGAGACGGTCGCGGAGGCCCTGGCCTCGTACGGGGCGCGCCAGTGGCAGGTCAAGCTGGTCACCCCGCTCCTGGTGGAGGCTCTGGCGGCGAAGCCCGCCCCGGCGGCGGAGTGA
- a CDS encoding ABC transporter permease produces the protein MSSPTLTVPPETEGPALRSPAAASAHRVRAVARRHWLVLKRSPHRFFDVLVWPLVDTLLYGSIGLFAAQTAGNSPSATTAVAVYLLSGTVLWHLVHQTQISLATGFLEETWSRNILGLLATPMRDWEYLAGVGLFALVRTAASTVAVAVLALAAYAFDITRLGLGLIPVAALLLASGWAVALLVVGLVLRYGSGAEALVWGALSVVMPLSGVFYPITTLPTVLQPVAQVLPTTHVFAVGRTLAAGKPMPWGEFALAAGGTAVLTLLSLLALRRMLRTFRRKGLVTRYS, from the coding sequence ATGAGCAGCCCCACCCTCACCGTGCCCCCGGAGACCGAGGGCCCCGCCCTCCGCTCCCCGGCCGCCGCCTCCGCCCACCGGGTGCGGGCGGTGGCCCGACGCCACTGGCTGGTGCTCAAGCGCAGCCCGCACCGGTTCTTCGACGTACTGGTCTGGCCGCTCGTCGACACCCTGCTGTACGGATCCATCGGCCTGTTCGCCGCCCAGACCGCCGGGAACAGCCCGAGCGCCACCACCGCCGTCGCCGTCTACCTGCTCAGCGGCACCGTCCTGTGGCACCTCGTCCACCAGACCCAGATCTCGCTGGCCACCGGCTTCCTGGAGGAGACCTGGTCGCGCAACATCCTGGGTCTGCTGGCCACCCCGATGCGGGACTGGGAGTACCTCGCGGGCGTCGGCCTGTTCGCCCTCGTGCGTACGGCGGCCAGTACCGTCGCGGTCGCCGTCCTCGCCCTCGCCGCGTACGCCTTCGACATCACCCGCCTCGGCCTCGGCCTGATCCCGGTCGCCGCTCTGCTGCTGGCCTCCGGCTGGGCGGTCGCGCTCCTGGTCGTCGGCCTCGTCCTGCGGTACGGCAGCGGGGCCGAGGCCCTGGTGTGGGGCGCGCTCTCCGTGGTCATGCCGCTGTCCGGCGTCTTCTACCCGATCACCACCCTGCCCACGGTCCTCCAGCCCGTCGCACAGGTCCTGCCCACCACCCACGTCTTCGCCGTCGGCCGCACCCTGGCCGCCGGGAAGCCGATGCCGTGGGGCGAGTTCGCGCTGGCCGCCGGGGGCACGGCCGTGCTGACACTGCTGAGCCTGCTGGCCCTGCGCCGGATGCTCCGCACCTTCCGCCGCAAGGGCCTGGTGACCCGCTACTCCTGA
- a CDS encoding ABC transporter ATP-binding protein, translating to MLTPATAPADERPPVLVARDLVKEYARGRAVDGISLTVRAGERLGLLGPNGAGKTTTLLMSLGAVEPDSGSVEILGHRLPGDRARAMQGVGFVAGYLPLPDRVRVSEYLRLYADLYGLRDPHAAVSEALERFGIGHLAAAIGTQLSSGQRTLVGIAKAALHRPRLMILDEPTASLDPDIALRVRTALLALSAERGTALLVTSHDMTEVERLCERVVFLHAGRIAADGSPGDVARTFGRDDLEGVFLHLAAERDRERARQDRTPETAATA from the coding sequence ATGCTGACCCCCGCTACCGCCCCCGCCGACGAACGCCCGCCGGTCCTCGTCGCCCGCGACCTCGTCAAGGAGTACGCGCGCGGCCGTGCCGTCGACGGCATCTCGCTCACCGTCCGCGCCGGGGAGCGCCTGGGCCTCCTGGGCCCCAACGGTGCGGGCAAGACCACCACCCTTCTGATGAGCCTCGGCGCGGTCGAGCCCGACTCCGGCAGCGTCGAGATCCTCGGCCACCGGCTGCCGGGCGACCGGGCCCGCGCCATGCAGGGAGTCGGCTTCGTCGCGGGCTACCTCCCGCTGCCCGACCGCGTCAGGGTCTCGGAGTACCTGCGCCTGTACGCCGATCTGTACGGGCTGCGCGACCCGCACGCGGCGGTCTCCGAAGCCCTGGAACGCTTCGGCATCGGCCACCTCGCCGCCGCCATCGGCACCCAGCTCTCCAGCGGCCAGCGCACCCTGGTCGGCATCGCCAAGGCGGCCCTGCACCGGCCGCGCCTGATGATCCTGGACGAGCCCACCGCATCCCTCGACCCGGACATCGCCCTGAGGGTCCGTACCGCACTCCTCGCCCTGTCCGCCGAACGCGGCACCGCCCTCCTGGTCACCAGCCACGACATGACCGAGGTCGAGCGCCTCTGCGAACGCGTCGTCTTCCTGCACGCCGGGCGCATCGCCGCCGACGGCTCCCCCGGGGACGTGGCCCGCACTTTCGGCCGCGACGACCTCGAAGGCGTCTTCCTCCACCTCGCGGCCGAGCGGGACCGGGAACGGGCCCGCCAGGACCGCACACCCGAAACGGCGGCCACCGCATGA